Proteins from a genomic interval of Paenibacillus sp. FSL R5-0623:
- a CDS encoding phosphatidate cytidylyltransferase, with protein sequence MSSSLFTLTLIFTALLVIHIVYKIIAKLQPSKDYSGIGQKIKTWWGMFVIFCLATLFNPIVSLISLMVLAFFSLKEYFSMIRSTRKADRRLFLWAYLAIPVQFYWIYIGWYGMFIVFIPLYVFLVLPLPRLINKGTVGFLRSVSSTQWGLMLMVFGLSHLAYFPFATPEYGSKLVLFLVVLTQLNDVVHYLVSLYLGKRKVVPTANPFVTWEGFACAFIVTTATSYFIHPYLTPFDWKFSLFIGVLISLAGFFGSLTVSVLKRDLLIGDDNKFDSLKKSYLSRVDSLTYTSPVMFHVVRYFFDFM encoded by the coding sequence GTGAGCAGTTCACTCTTTACACTAACGTTAATCTTCACAGCTTTACTTGTGATACATATCGTGTACAAAATTATTGCAAAGCTCCAGCCAAGCAAAGACTATTCAGGCATCGGCCAAAAAATCAAAACCTGGTGGGGTATGTTTGTGATCTTCTGCCTCGCCACCCTTTTTAACCCCATCGTGTCCCTCATCTCCCTCATGGTGCTTGCATTCTTCTCACTCAAAGAATACTTCTCCATGATTCGCAGTACACGCAAAGCCGACCGCAGGCTGTTCCTATGGGCGTATCTGGCGATTCCGGTTCAGTTCTACTGGATCTACATTGGATGGTATGGCATGTTTATCGTGTTTATTCCACTATATGTGTTCCTTGTGCTGCCCCTGCCGCGTCTGATCAACAAAGGTACGGTCGGGTTCCTGCGCAGTGTCAGCTCCACACAATGGGGACTGATGCTGATGGTGTTTGGACTGAGCCACCTGGCCTATTTCCCATTTGCCACACCGGAGTATGGGTCTAAGCTGGTGTTGTTCCTGGTCGTGTTAACGCAACTTAATGATGTGGTGCATTATCTCGTCTCTCTCTATCTGGGCAAACGAAAAGTGGTGCCTACCGCCAATCCTTTTGTCACCTGGGAAGGGTTCGCGTGTGCATTTATTGTAACGACAGCAACGTCTTATTTCATCCATCCCTACCTGACGCCATTTGATTGGAAATTCTCGCTATTCATCGGGGTCTTGATCAGTCTGGCCGGATTCTTCGGCAGTCTGACGGTGTCTGTACTGAAGCGCGATCTGTTAATTGGAGATGACAACAAGTTCGATTCACTCAAAAAAAGCTACCTGAGCCGGGTCGACAGCCTGACCTATACCTCGCCGGTTATGTTCCACGTGGTCCGTTATTTCTTTGACTTTATGTAG
- a CDS encoding transcriptional regulator, translating to MGKETAGNPNHSSLPDRHALRERVIEAIANTMDLYGVNHTFGKLYGIMYFEDRPMTLEEMKNSMNMSKSNMSYAVRSLTESQMIYKLEEKKERQDQYLAETDFYRTFQNFFGAKLQREVDVMLEGIREVIPDLSAMILSEHTSSEDRDDALRDLHKLQHAEQYYVWLQGFVDQLRDGKFYENAAHTLDKE from the coding sequence GTGGGAAAAGAAACCGCCGGGAACCCGAATCATTCTTCGTTACCTGATCGGCATGCGCTGAGGGAGAGAGTCATTGAGGCCATCGCCAATACGATGGATCTGTATGGGGTTAATCATACGTTTGGCAAATTGTACGGCATCATGTATTTTGAAGATCGACCGATGACACTTGAAGAGATGAAGAATTCAATGAATATGAGCAAGAGCAACATGAGCTACGCGGTTCGTTCGCTGACAGAATCACAGATGATCTATAAATTGGAGGAAAAGAAGGAGCGCCAGGATCAATATCTGGCTGAGACCGACTTCTATCGTACGTTCCAGAATTTCTTCGGGGCCAAGCTCCAACGGGAAGTAGATGTCATGTTAGAAGGCATTCGTGAGGTCATTCCTGACCTGTCGGCTATGATCCTTTCGGAACATACCTCTTCCGAAGATCGAGATGATGCGCTGCGTGATCTGCACAAACTCCAACATGCGGAGCAATACTACGTCTGGCTGCAAGGATTTGTGGATCAGTTGCGGGATGGTAAGTTTTACGAGAATGCTGCACACACGCTCGATAAAGAGTAG
- a CDS encoding DUF4073 domain-containing protein, whose product MQYRKIVNILLILLLVAPWLAPVGKVSAEVSYPVPGKNGLITVKNIGDDSVELSWEYAESVTTSSPDLNYQVFVSQAPNIKNMEEISGFPQYAYGNWVGGSDSETGIFSKVITDLVEGETYYFNVIVQDRNNMEIAYQMQSITFTSNTLLSEFNNVIGANFDASRISELLQNMSFITMVPAFESLPPDEQNAIISLVGHSHLPDGKYLNTDQIQFTVDLAFQGLLVMREQQLPVMQAKLTSYFEKLASANNVFSPAYLSAIQPQLYQYLLGADLDKNILSYSVNLDRIGNDLSLEQSVMNLNMMLSQSFNFTKASTTNEMNEALTGLYKIQQKAEQYKGTPKESLIGIFPLDFHKMQIISSNVAEMERLSKWMLDRKPNGGYTNYSEIQIAFNNFFFPMIPPLPTFPPFPPIQPIPVAPAVSVDDNVNVIVDADETMEYTQNNGENWFDYSSTNPPQFEGNTTVWVRVKANGSNTASLYKILVFTSDPLKVINEARATKNTDAILGAITQAEWLDLPAGFDNLQPEEKKAIANVVMTFLPSDYAYNLKKQVEYAVEIGYKGIQTIKQTDRILFQQHLNEFYSLFVESTEYFEYPGMEMFKELGQKYLNASNVDKELLAYTAKRLFQGSDLSIEQVYGASLMLVMNYSYINETTDVSEMKKAMLMLYSFQQSTEMMEPFEPFLLKLNAMKDLVEDDTRMGKLAQWMLDRRLANGYSSISEVQTAFDRFFDQVIIINPTPTPTPTPTPSTGGGSGGGSSPVTSTPAPTTKQEQIVVDVNGTNGTNLTKTPITRTTETNGTIKDLVKMTEAIAKESVEKAKQLNMNTARIVIPDTKDSVSETRIELPKAAVKELNDGSLQLEISTENVVISVPTNSIAGFDQDLYFRVVPLKKESERKEVEERAKKEQLIQQVAPNTNVRVLARPVEIDTNMQSREVTLTLPLRDSLPTDPTARQQALDNLAVYIEHSDGTKELIQGKLVQLADNSEGIEFTVTKFSTFTLVVVDGLKASQSTHIPYIQGFGVDFRPDAFVTRAQMAAMLARNLATEAAAGSANSVSYKDVSATHWATSEIHKAQSAGIMNGMSNTQFAPEGSITRAQMATIAYRWMQQQASATTVNGTAVSFTDVSANLWAADAIAYVQSAGLMVGYNDGTFKPDSKLTRAEAVKVLNVLFNRTPLTGAGTSTFSDVPATHWAYVDIEAAAQK is encoded by the coding sequence ATGCAGTACAGAAAAATAGTGAACATATTGCTCATTTTGCTATTGGTAGCACCATGGTTGGCACCAGTAGGAAAGGTTAGCGCAGAAGTATCGTATCCGGTACCGGGGAAAAATGGTCTAATTACAGTAAAGAACATTGGTGATGACTCGGTTGAACTAAGTTGGGAGTATGCCGAGTCAGTTACAACGTCTTCACCTGATCTGAATTATCAAGTGTTCGTCTCCCAGGCACCTAATATCAAAAATATGGAGGAAATCAGCGGATTTCCGCAATACGCCTATGGTAATTGGGTTGGTGGTAGCGATTCCGAAACAGGTATATTCAGCAAAGTGATTACCGATTTAGTCGAAGGGGAAACGTATTATTTTAATGTAATCGTTCAGGATAGAAATAATATGGAAATTGCATACCAGATGCAATCCATAACATTTACATCGAATACCTTGCTAAGCGAATTCAACAATGTTATTGGCGCAAATTTTGATGCCTCAAGAATAAGTGAGCTACTTCAAAATATGAGCTTCATCACCATGGTTCCAGCATTTGAATCACTCCCTCCTGATGAACAGAATGCAATCATATCGTTAGTGGGACATTCCCATCTACCAGATGGTAAATATCTGAACACGGATCAAATTCAATTTACGGTTGATCTGGCATTCCAAGGCCTATTAGTTATGCGTGAACAGCAATTGCCTGTTATGCAAGCTAAGCTAACCTCTTATTTTGAGAAACTAGCTAGTGCGAACAATGTATTCAGCCCAGCGTATTTAAGTGCGATTCAGCCACAACTGTATCAGTATCTATTGGGGGCCGATCTGGATAAAAACATATTATCATATTCAGTTAATCTAGATAGAATTGGAAATGATCTATCACTAGAACAGTCTGTGATGAATCTCAATATGATGCTTAGTCAAAGTTTCAATTTCACCAAAGCATCAACGACTAACGAAATGAATGAAGCTTTAACAGGGCTATATAAAATTCAACAAAAAGCGGAGCAATATAAGGGAACTCCTAAGGAGAGCCTCATAGGGATATTCCCGCTTGATTTCCATAAAATGCAGATTATTTCTTCTAATGTTGCGGAAATGGAACGGTTGTCAAAGTGGATGTTGGATAGAAAGCCAAATGGGGGTTACACCAATTACAGTGAGATACAAATAGCTTTCAATAACTTCTTCTTCCCGATGATTCCACCACTACCGACATTCCCACCATTCCCACCAATTCAGCCAATACCGGTAGCACCAGCAGTAAGCGTAGATGACAATGTAAATGTCATTGTTGATGCGGATGAGACTATGGAATACACTCAGAACAATGGCGAAAATTGGTTTGATTACAGCTCCACGAACCCACCCCAATTTGAAGGGAACACAACGGTATGGGTTCGAGTTAAGGCAAACGGAAGTAATACTGCAAGCCTCTATAAGATCTTGGTTTTTACTTCGGATCCTTTGAAGGTAATCAACGAAGCGAGAGCTACGAAGAATACTGATGCTATCCTGGGAGCAATTACTCAAGCGGAATGGTTAGACCTTCCGGCTGGCTTTGACAATCTCCAACCTGAGGAGAAGAAAGCCATAGCTAATGTGGTAATGACCTTTTTACCGAGTGACTATGCTTATAATCTTAAGAAACAAGTAGAATATGCTGTGGAAATTGGATATAAAGGCATCCAAACGATCAAACAAACAGACAGGATTCTTTTCCAACAGCATTTGAATGAGTTCTATTCCCTTTTTGTTGAGTCAACAGAGTACTTTGAATATCCAGGGATGGAAATGTTTAAAGAGTTAGGTCAAAAATATTTAAATGCATCCAATGTGGATAAAGAGTTGCTTGCTTATACCGCAAAACGTCTATTTCAGGGTTCGGATCTTTCAATTGAACAGGTTTACGGTGCTTCTTTAATGTTAGTCATGAATTATTCCTACATTAATGAAACTACAGACGTTAGCGAGATGAAGAAAGCCATGCTGATGCTATACAGTTTCCAGCAATCTACTGAGATGATGGAGCCTTTCGAACCATTCCTACTTAAGTTGAATGCCATGAAGGATCTAGTAGAAGATGATACTCGAATGGGAAAACTGGCTCAATGGATGCTTGATCGCAGGCTTGCTAACGGATACAGCAGTATTAGCGAAGTGCAGACAGCATTTGATCGTTTCTTCGATCAGGTCATCATTATTAATCCAACACCAACACCAACACCAACACCAACACCATCAACTGGCGGTGGAAGTGGAGGAGGATCTTCACCTGTAACGTCTACACCTGCACCAACAACGAAACAAGAGCAGATCGTGGTAGATGTCAACGGAACTAACGGCACTAATCTGACCAAAACACCGATCACACGTACAACCGAAACCAACGGCACGATCAAAGATCTAGTGAAAATGACCGAAGCGATTGCCAAGGAATCGGTAGAAAAAGCGAAGCAATTGAACATGAACACCGCACGCATTGTCATTCCAGATACCAAAGATTCCGTGTCCGAGACACGTATTGAACTGCCTAAAGCAGCGGTAAAAGAACTAAATGATGGTTCGTTGCAACTTGAAATTTCCACTGAAAATGTAGTGATTTCCGTTCCGACGAATTCCATCGCCGGATTTGATCAAGACTTGTACTTCCGTGTGGTTCCACTGAAAAAGGAATCCGAACGTAAGGAAGTCGAAGAGCGTGCGAAGAAAGAGCAGTTGATTCAACAAGTTGCTCCGAATACGAATGTACGTGTATTGGCTCGTCCGGTAGAGATCGACACGAACATGCAGAGCCGCGAAGTGACACTCACGTTGCCACTGCGTGACAGTCTGCCAACTGATCCGACTGCTCGTCAGCAAGCATTGGACAACTTGGCGGTCTATATCGAACACAGTGACGGCACAAAAGAATTGATTCAAGGCAAATTGGTACAACTCGCGGATAACAGCGAAGGCATCGAATTTACCGTAACCAAATTCAGTACGTTCACCCTCGTTGTTGTGGATGGACTGAAAGCTTCACAAAGTACACATATACCTTACATCCAAGGTTTTGGTGTAGATTTCCGCCCGGATGCGTTCGTAACACGTGCACAGATGGCGGCCATGCTGGCTCGCAATCTTGCAACTGAAGCGGCAGCAGGCTCCGCGAATAGCGTGAGTTACAAGGATGTATCTGCGACACACTGGGCAACAAGTGAGATTCACAAAGCGCAATCCGCTGGGATCATGAACGGCATGAGCAACACCCAATTTGCACCGGAAGGTTCGATTACTCGTGCACAGATGGCTACCATTGCGTATCGCTGGATGCAGCAACAAGCGAGTGCTACAACCGTGAATGGTACAGCAGTGTCCTTCACAGATGTATCCGCAAACCTGTGGGCAGCAGATGCGATTGCTTATGTGCAATCTGCGGGCCTGATGGTCGGATATAATGATGGTACATTCAAACCAGACAGCAAGCTGACGCGTGCTGAAGCAGTGAAAGTGTTGAACGTATTGTTCAACCGTACACCCCTAACTGGCGCAGGTACGTCAACTTTCAGTGATGTACCAGCAACACATTGGGCATATGTAGATATCGAAGCTGCAGCGCAAAAGTAA